The genome window TTCAGGTTCACCACGTAGGCGTTGTGGTGCTTGCCGTGGTGCAATTCCAGGTTCTCCTTCGAAAGGTGCGGCTCGAGGGCCGCGACGTCGTAGGGCAGGGTCGGAAGGGCGATGGCCATGGTCTTGTCCTCCTTGTGGTCTGTTAGTGCCGGCGCGATGCCGGCGGTCCTGTGTGCGCCGCAGGCGGCGATCCCCGCCGCCAGCCCCACGGCGCCAGCGCCCGTGGTCACTAGAAACGCGCGTCTGTTCATCTGGGTCTCCCTCATCCGGTGGTTTCTCGAACGGCACTGATCGGTTACGCCGACAGCTTCTTCGCGATCTGCGCCACGTGCCTTCCCTGGAATCGAGCAGCCGCGATCTCGTTCTCGCTCGGCATGCGCTCGCCCTTGGCCCCGGTGATCGTCGACGCCCCGTACGGCGACCCGCCCGTGATCTCGTCGATGCGACCGAGTCCCGGGAACGTCGGCGGCAACCCCACGACGACCATGCCGTGGTGGAAGAGCGTCGTGTGGAAGCTCAGGATCGTGGACTCCTGGCCGCCGTGCTGGGTCGCGGAGCTCGTGAAGACGCTCCCGACCTTGCCGACGAGCGTGCCCTGGACCCAGAGACCACCCGTCGCGTCGAGGAACTGCCGCATCTGGCCCGCCATGTTCCCGAACCGTGTCGGCGTCCCGAAGACGATGGCGCCGGCGTCCGCGAGATCGTCGACGACGGCGAGGGGCACGCCGGCGAAGGCCTTCTGTGCCTCCGTCGCGCCCAAGGCGTCGATCACGCCGGCGGGCAGCGTTTCAGGAACGCGCTTGATCACCGCATCGACGCCCGGAGTCTCGCGGGCGCCTTCGGCGACCGCCTGCGCGAGGCGGAAGACGTGTCCGTAGGTCGAATAGAAGAGCACGAGGACCTTCATTGGGGTTCCTTTCATCCGTGGGTTGTGATGCCCGTCCTGCCGTGGGAATCTTTCACGATGAACGCCGGCGCTTCCTTTGGAAACGCCAGTGAATGGTAAAATGTGACTTCCGGATCCGATGAGCGCCTGCCTGTTTGCAAGACTGGCCCCGCCCCAGCAAATCGGCCGAAAGTCGACATGACCCCAAGCAGCTTCCGTGCCACGTATACGTATCGCGCGTTTTCAGTGGGTTGAGGCGGTGACCTGTGCCTGGGTGAGGTTCCATCCATCAAAATTGCGCGGGGCCCCAATCGAAATGATTGCCTTCGAGGCGCCCGTTCGGCGGATGGCCCGCCCCTGAATCATGCCTCTATGACGTCAAACGGGCCGTCCTCATCGCCCGCCCCTTCCACAGCTTGTAGATCGCGGGGTAGACGAGGAGCTCGAGGAGGAAGGACGTGACGAGCCCGCCTATCATCGGTGCGGCGATCCGCTTCATGACGTCGGCGCCCGCCGAGGTGGACCACATGATCGGCAGGAGGCCCATGAAGGCGGCCGCGACGGTCATCATCTTGGGGCGCGCGCGCTTCACGGCCCCGTGCAGGATCGCCACATCGAGCTCTTCCATCGAGCGGAGCCTCCCCTCCCGCTCGGCCTCGTCGTAGGAGTGATCGAGGAACAGGAGCATGAACACGCCGGTCTCCGCGTCGAGGCCGAGGAGCGCGATCATGCCGACCCAGGCCGCTATCGAGACGTTGTAGTCGAGCAGCCAGAACAGCCAGATGGCGCCGATGGCGGAGAACGGCACGGCCAGCATCACCACGAGCGCCTTGAAACCGGAGCGGGTGTTGAGGAACAGGAGCACGAAGATCAGCGCGAGCGTGATAGGCACGACGACCTTGAGCCGCTCGTTCACGCGCTGCATGTTCTCGTACTGGCCGCTCCACTGGAGGGTGTAGCCGGGTGGCCTTGCGA of Pseudomonadota bacterium contains these proteins:
- the wrbA gene encoding NAD(P)H:quinone oxidoreductase, which translates into the protein MKVLVLFYSTYGHVFRLAQAVAEGARETPGVDAVIKRVPETLPAGVIDALGATEAQKAFAGVPLAVVDDLADAGAIVFGTPTRFGNMAGQMRQFLDATGGLWVQGTLVGKVGSVFTSSATQHGGQESTILSFHTTLFHHGMVVVGLPPTFPGLGRIDEITGGSPYGASTITGAKGERMPSENEIAAARFQGRHVAQIAKKLSA